A DNA window from Vigna angularis cultivar LongXiaoDou No.4 chromosome 1, ASM1680809v1, whole genome shotgun sequence contains the following coding sequences:
- the LOC108331730 gene encoding inositol-tetrakisphosphate 1-kinase 1, producing MAEKTFGGVIGYALAPKKQNSFIRDSLVSLAKSRGIELVRVDSDKPLADQGPFDCVLHKLYGDDWKRQLREFQSRFPNAVILDAPEAIERLHNRISMLQVVSELRIQDRTETFGIPKQIVIYDKATLMDPQAGDSLKFPVIAKPLVADGSAKSHKMALVFTRDALDKLKPPIVLQEFVNHGGVIFKVYVVGEHVRCVKRKSLPDVSEEKTVGVSENLLSFSQVSNLANHDVENDSDGYYRLMHLEDTEMPPNAFVVDIARGLRRALKLNLFNFDVIRDARYGNRYLIIDINYFPGYAKMPGYEAVLTQFFCDVMLKKEQEEQQGEDHDPVSTKDNEESFQF from the exons ATGGCGGAGAAGACATTCGGCGGCGTGATAGGGTATGCGCTGGCACCGAAGAAGCAGAACAGCTTTATCCGCGACTCATTGGTGAGTCTAGCGAAATCGCGAGGGATCGAACTCGTTCGTGTGGACTCGGACAAGCCCCTCGCGGATCAGGGCCCCTTCGATTGCGTCCTCCACAAGCTCTACGGCGACGATTGGAAACGCCAACTTCGAGAATTCCAGTCTCGCTTCCCAAATGCGGTTATCCTCGACGCGCCCGAAGCGATCGAGCGCCTCCACAACCGAATCTCGATGCTGCAGGTCGTGTCGGAGCTCCGAATCCAGGACCGAACCGAGACCTTTGGGATCCCAAAACAGATTGTGATATACGACAAGGCCACGCTAATGGACCCCCAGGCCGGGGATAGCCTCAAGTTTCCGGTGATTGCGAAGCCGCTTGTGGCCGACGGCAGTGCCAAGTCGCACAAGATGGCGCTTGTGTTCACGCGCGACGCGCTCGATAAGCTGAAGCCCCCGATCGTGCTGCAGGAGTTTGTCAACCACGGCGGCGTGATCTTCAAGGTTTACGTGGTGGGCGAGCACGTGCGGTGCGTGAAGCGCAAGTCCCTACCCGATGTGTCGGAGGAGAAGACGGTGGGCGTTTCGGAGAACCTTCTGTCGTTTTCGCAGGTCTCCAACCTGGCTAACCACGACGTTGAAAACGACAGCGATGGCTATTACCGGCTGATGCATTTGGAGGACACCGAGATGCCCCCAAATGCCTTTGTCGTCGACATCGCTAGGGGCCTCAGGCGGGCCCTTAAGTTGAACCTCTTCAATTTCGACGTCATAAGGGACGCTCGATATGGCAATCGATATCTCATCATTGATATCAATTATTTCCCTGGCTACGCCAAAATGCCTGGATACGAGGCCGTTTTGACCCAGTTTTTCTGCGACGTCATGTTGAAGAAAGAGCAAGAAGAACAACAGGGGGAGGATCACGATCCCGTTTCTACCAAGGACAATGAGGAATCTTTTCAG ttttga